A single genomic interval of Hafnia alvei harbors:
- the ytfQ gene encoding galactofuranose ABC transporter, galactofuranose-binding protein YtfQ — protein sequence MWKRLLLVTAVSAALSSAALAQSMTVGFSQVGSESGWRAAETSVAKSEAQKRGITLKIADGQQKQENQIKAVRSFIAQGVDAIFIAPVVQTGWEPVLQEAKEANIPVFLLDRAITVKDKSLYMTVVTADNVLEGKLIGDWLVKQVAGKPCNVVELQGTVGASVAIDRKKGFAEAIADAPNIKIVRSQSGDFTRSKGKEVMESFIKAENNGKDICMVYAHNDDMAIGAIQAIKEAGLKPGKDILTGSIDGVPDIYKAMLAGEANANVELTPNMAGPAFDALEKYKKDGTLPPKITKAESKLFLPDSAQAELDKKKDMGY from the coding sequence ATGTGGAAGCGTTTACTTTTGGTTACAGCCGTCTCTGCTGCACTCTCTTCAGCTGCGTTGGCTCAGTCGATGACCGTTGGTTTTTCTCAGGTCGGATCGGAATCAGGCTGGCGCGCCGCTGAAACCAGCGTGGCAAAAAGCGAAGCACAAAAGCGCGGTATTACGTTGAAAATTGCGGATGGCCAACAAAAGCAGGAAAACCAAATCAAAGCCGTTCGCTCCTTTATTGCTCAAGGCGTTGATGCCATTTTTATTGCCCCAGTTGTTCAGACTGGATGGGAACCCGTCTTACAGGAAGCCAAAGAGGCGAATATCCCGGTTTTCTTACTTGATCGCGCCATCACCGTGAAAGACAAATCACTGTATATGACCGTTGTCACCGCAGACAACGTGTTGGAAGGCAAACTGATCGGCGACTGGCTGGTGAAACAGGTTGCAGGAAAGCCATGTAACGTGGTGGAGCTACAGGGAACCGTCGGTGCGAGCGTAGCAATCGATCGCAAAAAAGGCTTTGCTGAAGCGATTGCCGATGCGCCAAACATCAAAATTGTACGTTCTCAATCAGGAGACTTTACCCGCAGCAAGGGCAAAGAGGTCATGGAGAGTTTTATTAAAGCTGAAAACAACGGCAAAGATATCTGCATGGTTTACGCACATAACGATGATATGGCGATAGGCGCTATTCAGGCGATCAAAGAAGCGGGGCTTAAACCGGGCAAAGATATCCTGACTGGATCTATCGATGGCGTACCTGATATTTATAAAGCGATGCTGGCAGGAGAAGCCAATGCCAACGTAGAACTCACGCCAAACATGGCCGGGCCTGCGTTTGATGCGTTAGAGAAGTACAAAAAAGACGGCACGTTACCACCGAAAATTACCAAAGCTGAATCCAAATTGTTCCTACCTGACAGCGCGCAAGCTGAGTTAGATAAGAAAAAAGATATGGGATATTAA